One window of Nocardia sp. NBC_00508 genomic DNA carries:
- a CDS encoding stealth family protein — translation MVDRGVDAGAVEMVTRPMAGNLAVSAAMTEDLGYLREELAAAEVPFLLVRDSGHRLVLAADAAHRAMVRRVTAAALSAGFSCVDLGHNVFRLGRDRDPAHHVDLELWEYHGDTVTCPRPNALTRTVFDLADVERTQVRLFDRTWPTLADMFAPQSTDVDFDIDLVFSWVDGSDPEFRARRAGMLAQVVVGEGDDADARIRQIDELEYALRSVHKNAPWIRRIFIATDSATPDWLSTHPKVTVVRAVDHFRDTTGLPVFNSHAVECQLQHIEGLSEHFLYSNDDMFFARPVRPSMFFTPAGLSRFIEADTRIGPGRNDERRSGFENAARVNRALLAERFGYVITRHLEHTPVPLRRSVLMEMEEEFAADFARTCASRFRAAADISVTNSLYHYYALLTGRAVPQESAKMRYVDTTNSTGLALLDELARHRDVDFFCLNDGSFPEVAETERARIVSEFLAEYFPEPAPWERLSAPPRRPLPESTPGAA, via the coding sequence ATGGTGGACAGGGGAGTGGATGCGGGGGCGGTAGAAATGGTGACGCGACCGATGGCGGGCAACCTCGCCGTGTCGGCCGCGATGACCGAGGATCTCGGGTACCTGCGCGAGGAGCTTGCGGCGGCGGAGGTGCCGTTTCTGCTCGTGCGCGACAGCGGACACCGTCTCGTGCTCGCGGCCGACGCGGCGCACCGCGCGATGGTGCGGCGGGTGACGGCCGCGGCGCTGTCGGCCGGATTCTCCTGTGTGGATCTGGGGCACAACGTGTTCCGGCTCGGACGTGACCGTGACCCGGCGCATCACGTCGATCTGGAACTGTGGGAGTACCACGGCGACACGGTGACCTGCCCGCGCCCGAACGCGCTCACCCGTACGGTCTTCGACCTCGCCGACGTCGAGCGCACGCAGGTGCGGCTTTTCGACCGGACCTGGCCAACCCTGGCGGACATGTTCGCGCCGCAGTCCACCGACGTCGATTTCGACATCGACCTGGTGTTCTCCTGGGTGGACGGTTCCGATCCCGAATTCCGCGCCCGTCGCGCCGGGATGCTCGCCCAAGTCGTGGTCGGCGAGGGCGACGACGCGGATGCCAGGATTCGGCAGATCGACGAGCTCGAGTACGCGCTGCGGTCGGTGCACAAGAACGCGCCCTGGATCCGCAGGATCTTCATCGCGACCGACTCCGCGACGCCGGACTGGCTGTCCACGCACCCGAAGGTGACGGTGGTGCGAGCGGTGGATCATTTCCGCGACACCACCGGCTTGCCCGTCTTCAATTCGCACGCGGTGGAATGCCAGTTGCAGCACATCGAAGGGCTCAGCGAGCACTTCCTGTACTCCAACGACGATATGTTCTTCGCGCGTCCGGTGCGCCCGTCGATGTTCTTCACCCCGGCCGGTTTGAGCCGGTTCATCGAGGCGGACACCAGGATCGGTCCGGGGCGCAACGACGAGCGGCGCAGCGGTTTCGAGAATGCCGCCCGGGTGAATCGGGCGCTGCTCGCCGAGCGATTCGGCTATGTGATCACGCGGCATCTGGAGCACACACCGGTGCCGCTGCGGCGCAGCGTGCTGATGGAGATGGAAGAGGAATTCGCCGCCGATTTCGCCCGCACGTGCGCGAGCCGGTTCCGGGCGGCCGCCGATATCTCGGTCACCAACTCGCTGTATCACTACTATGCCCTGCTGACCGGTCGCGCGGTGCCGCAGGAATCGGCGAAGATGCGCTACGTCGACACGACGAACTCTACCGGCCTCGCCCTGCTGGACGAGCTGGCGCGCCACCGTGACGTCGACTTCTTCTGCCTCAACGACGGCAGTTTCCCCGAGGTCGCCGAGACCGAGCGGGCGCGGATCGTGTCGGAGTTCCTCGCCGAGTACTTCCCCGAGCCCGCGCCGTGGGAGCGGCTCAGCGCACCGCCTCGTCGTCCGCTTCCGGAGTCGACGCCTGGCGCCGCATGA
- a CDS encoding flavodoxin domain-containing protein, whose amino-acid sequence MRVVILFGTEMGTAESAAGSIAAELSGAHDVSVHDMTDFEIDALDVRDFHVVVCSTYGDGDLPTGAEPFADALERHTPELTGLRFAVFGLGDSVYGDTFNRGGEIIAEKLTACGAIQVGEHARHDASTEIRAKDMAQQWAATLDIPALVSA is encoded by the coding sequence GTGCGCGTCGTCATTTTGTTCGGAACCGAGATGGGGACGGCGGAGTCCGCCGCGGGCAGCATCGCCGCAGAGCTCTCCGGGGCGCACGACGTCTCGGTGCACGACATGACGGACTTCGAGATCGACGCGTTGGACGTGCGCGACTTCCACGTCGTCGTGTGCTCGACCTACGGTGACGGCGATCTGCCGACCGGCGCCGAACCCTTCGCCGACGCGCTCGAGCGCCACACGCCGGAACTGACCGGCCTGCGGTTCGCCGTGTTCGGGCTGGGCGACAGCGTGTACGGCGACACGTTCAACCGCGGCGGCGAGATCATCGCCGAGAAGCTCACCGCGTGCGGCGCCATCCAGGTCGGCGAGCACGCGCGGCACGACGCGTCGACGGAGATCCGGGCCAAGGACATGGCGCAGCAGTGGGCCGCCACGCTCGACATCCCCGCATTGGTCTCCGCCTGA
- a CDS encoding helix-turn-helix domain-containing protein: MTDEGGSTLPRRQLGWHLRNGRNELGLTLEQVAAMMQWSKSKLARIEKAEGGGLLRELDIRELCRVLGFDDDMTTAMVELSRQSDAKCWWHTFDDVIRKSFNMYVGLESSATSLTMFRPNLVPGLLQTPDYARALDRIYFPDDTAEELDRRVQLRIKRQALIARRSRPTTLKVVLHESVLRTLVGGRKIMAAQCRHIADMSTRDNVDARILPFGVGFPLGLYVGPYVILDFGYDAKGGKIAPSVVFIEGYTGDMYLERVQDERMYRKAAAAIEHAALDAVQSRNLLRQIAREFAA; this comes from the coding sequence ATGACAGATGAAGGTGGCTCAACCCTGCCCAGGCGTCAGCTGGGCTGGCATCTCCGCAACGGCCGCAATGAACTGGGCCTGACTCTGGAGCAGGTCGCGGCCATGATGCAGTGGAGCAAGAGCAAGCTCGCTCGCATCGAAAAAGCCGAGGGCGGTGGCCTTCTCCGCGAACTGGACATCCGGGAGTTGTGCCGGGTTCTCGGATTCGATGATGACATGACAACCGCTATGGTTGAGCTATCTCGGCAGTCGGATGCGAAGTGCTGGTGGCACACGTTCGACGATGTGATCCGCAAGAGTTTCAACATGTATGTCGGTCTGGAATCTTCCGCTACCTCGCTCACCATGTTTCGACCGAATCTGGTTCCGGGATTGCTCCAGACCCCTGACTACGCCCGAGCTCTCGATCGCATCTACTTCCCCGACGATACGGCCGAGGAGTTGGACCGGCGGGTGCAGCTGCGAATCAAGCGACAGGCTCTCATTGCGCGACGCTCACGTCCGACAACCCTGAAAGTGGTGCTGCACGAATCTGTCCTGAGAACGCTGGTGGGAGGGCGAAAGATCATGGCAGCGCAGTGTCGGCACATCGCCGACATGAGTACTCGTGACAACGTGGATGCGCGGATACTTCCGTTCGGAGTTGGGTTTCCGCTCGGTCTGTACGTCGGGCCATACGTGATCCTGGATTTCGGCTATGACGCGAAAGGAGGGAAGATTGCGCCGTCGGTCGTCTTCATCGAGGGCTACACCGGTGACATGTACCTTGAACGAGTGCAGGATGAGCGGATGTATCGGAAGGCTGCCGCCGCTATTGAGCACGCAGCGTTGGACGCAGTGCAGAGCAGGAACCTGCTGCGGCAGATAGCGAGGGAGTTTGCGGCATGA
- a CDS encoding DUF397 domain-containing protein — protein MNVDLSTAKWFKSTRSAGGSECVEIAFLDGGMVGVRDSKNPTGPALVFTPTEWDAFATGVAEGEFDRP, from the coding sequence ATGAACGTAGACCTATCTACGGCTAAGTGGTTCAAGAGTACCCGTAGTGCCGGTGGTTCCGAATGCGTCGAGATCGCATTCCTCGATGGCGGCATGGTCGGTGTCCGTGACTCGAAGAACCCCACTGGACCGGCACTGGTGTTCACCCCCACCGAGTGGGATGCCTTTGCTACGGGGGTTGCCGAGGGCGAGTTCGATCGGCCCTGA
- a CDS encoding DNA-directed RNA polymerase subunit beta: protein MDDSAFADTPTSRCAYYRRTCGIPAAIHPENGHIVVRSGMIGGITMPARLGQQVRDNLLHNRFALGPVIAHVRSGRWTYLIRPDLPDDIRLFAELFRLDVSVVPIGGDIALPSPADAHAVYRQWVVAPRDSFRPSGLLIVETIRACVARKAWP from the coding sequence ATGGACGATTCCGCGTTCGCGGACACGCCGACTTCTCGGTGCGCCTACTACCGACGCACCTGCGGCATTCCGGCTGCAATCCATCCGGAGAACGGCCACATCGTCGTCCGGTCCGGAATGATCGGCGGCATCACCATGCCCGCTAGGCTCGGGCAGCAAGTGCGAGACAACCTGCTCCACAATCGTTTTGCGCTCGGGCCGGTCATCGCCCACGTCCGATCCGGACGCTGGACCTACCTGATCCGCCCCGACCTGCCCGACGACATCCGTCTGTTCGCCGAACTCTTCCGCCTCGACGTGTCCGTCGTCCCGATAGGCGGCGACATCGCCTTGCCCTCACCTGCCGACGCCCACGCCGTGTACCGGCAGTGGGTCGTCGCGCCGCGCGACTCCTTCCGGCCGTCCGGGCTGTTGATCGTCGAGACGATACGCGCCTGCGTCGCGAGAAAGGCATGGCCGTGA
- a CDS encoding TerD family protein gives MSITLAKGGNVSLSKQAANLTKVSVGLGWDVRTTTGADYDLDASALACGPNLKVLSDQHFIFYNNLRSPEGSIEHTGDNLTGAGEGDDEVINVDLTATPPTITNIFFPVSIHDADARGQSFGQIRNAFIRVVDAGTGVELARYDLSEDTSTETAMIFGELYRHNNEWKFRAIGQGYASGLAGIARDYGVNI, from the coding sequence ATGAGCATCACTTTGGCCAAAGGCGGCAACGTTTCGCTGTCCAAGCAGGCCGCGAATCTCACGAAGGTTTCGGTGGGTCTCGGCTGGGACGTACGTACCACCACCGGCGCCGACTACGACCTCGATGCCAGCGCGCTCGCGTGCGGGCCGAATCTGAAAGTGCTATCCGACCAGCACTTCATCTTCTACAACAACCTGCGTTCGCCCGAGGGGTCCATCGAGCACACCGGCGACAACTTGACCGGCGCCGGTGAGGGCGACGACGAGGTCATCAACGTCGACCTCACCGCCACCCCGCCGACCATCACGAATATCTTCTTCCCGGTCTCCATCCACGACGCCGACGCCCGCGGCCAGTCGTTCGGCCAGATCCGCAACGCCTTCATCCGCGTCGTCGACGCCGGTACCGGCGTGGAATTGGCGCGCTACGACCTCAGCGAAGACACCTCCACCGAAACGGCCATGATCTTCGGCGAGCTGTACCGGCACAACAACGAATGGAAATTCCGGGCTATCGGGCAGGGGTATGCGTCGGGTCTCGCGGGTATCGCGCGCGATTACGGGGTCAACATCTGA
- a CDS encoding DUF389 domain-containing protein yields MGVLHLRMLAPAEMTDDVIRILEQDEAVSGLAVMRGVALRPNGDVVLADVAREAANDVIQRLRAIGLHHAGSIEIEPVRTWLSRSGFDAEVRTPGSSADSVVWADVAQRSYEETELNWTYLSFMTFATVIAAIAIVLDSQILVIGAMVLGPEFGAIAALGVALVRRRFVLLGLAVRTLMLGFAAAIAITFTFALIGRALGWITVDDVTGPRPETAFIYTPDKWSFIVAVVAAAAGVLALTSAKAGGMAGVFISVTTVPAAGNIALGAAFGIGSAVWGSTLQLVVNLSGMALAGWATLAVQQAVWSRVSVRRARAMHKPRRML; encoded by the coding sequence ATGGGGGTGTTGCACCTGCGGATGCTGGCTCCGGCCGAGATGACCGATGACGTGATCCGGATCCTGGAACAGGACGAGGCCGTCAGTGGCCTCGCGGTCATGCGCGGCGTCGCACTGCGGCCGAACGGTGACGTGGTGCTGGCCGACGTGGCGCGGGAGGCGGCGAACGACGTGATCCAGCGATTGCGTGCGATCGGGCTGCACCATGCGGGCAGCATCGAGATCGAGCCGGTGCGTACCTGGCTGTCGCGCAGCGGATTCGATGCCGAGGTGCGCACGCCAGGCAGCAGTGCGGACTCCGTGGTCTGGGCCGATGTCGCTCAGCGCTCGTATGAGGAAACCGAGCTGAACTGGACCTATCTCAGCTTCATGACCTTCGCCACGGTGATCGCCGCCATCGCGATCGTGCTGGATTCGCAGATTCTGGTCATCGGGGCGATGGTCCTCGGTCCGGAATTCGGAGCCATCGCCGCGCTTGGTGTCGCCTTGGTGCGCCGCCGATTCGTGTTACTCGGCCTCGCCGTGCGCACGCTGATGCTCGGTTTCGCCGCCGCCATCGCCATCACCTTCACATTCGCCTTGATCGGGCGTGCACTGGGCTGGATCACCGTGGATGACGTGACCGGTCCGCGCCCGGAAACTGCCTTCATCTACACCCCCGACAAATGGTCGTTCATCGTCGCCGTCGTCGCGGCCGCCGCCGGAGTGCTCGCGCTGACCTCGGCCAAGGCGGGGGGAATGGCCGGTGTCTTCATCTCGGTGACCACCGTGCCCGCTGCGGGCAACATCGCGCTCGGCGCCGCGTTCGGTATCGGATCGGCGGTCTGGGGCAGCACCCTGCAACTCGTGGTGAACCTGTCCGGGATGGCGCTGGCGGGCTGGGCCACCTTGGCGGTACAGCAGGCGGTGTGGTCCCGGGTGTCGGTGCGCCGTGCCAGGGCGATGCACAAGCCACGTCGGATGCTGTAG